The Gemmatimonadales bacterium genomic sequence TTGGTCAAGCTGCGCCCCTACTCCACCCGCAGCACCCCGATCGCCCCCTTCTGCCCGTGCCCGAACGCGTGGTTGACGAAGGGAAAGTCCCCCGCCACGTCGGCCACCAGCTCGAAGATCATCCCGCCACCCGCCGCGACGTTGAACGTCTGTACCCCGCGGAACGCGTTCCCCGGCGGGGCGCCCAGATACACCGTGTCGAACTGCTCGCCCACCACATGGAACGCGCAGGGATGCGTGGGTCCCGCGTCCACCACGTAGAAACGCACCCGGTCCCCCCGCTTCACCACGAACGGCGCGTCCTGGTACTGCGTCGGGCGCCCGTTGAAGCAGACGACGTCGGGGAGGAGCGAGAGCGCCTTGGCATAGCTGAATGCGGCGACGCCGTCGTGCGGCTCGGTGAGATAGTACTCGTTCTGCACCAGCACGAACTCCTTCGCGGGCGGGAGCGGCTTGGGCGGGTCCACGATGATGGCCCCGAACATCCCCGAGCCCAGGTGCATGAGCACCGGCGACGTGCCGCAGTGATAGAGGAAGGCGCCTGCGTACTTCGGCCGGAAGGTGTACGACACCGACTGGCCGTGCGGCACCGACCGGAACGCGATCTTGGGATCGATCTGCGCCGCGTGGAAGTCCATCGAGTGGGGGATCACGCCCTCGTTGGTGAGCGTGAACTCCACGGTGTCGCCCTGCCGGACGTGGACGACGGGCCCGGGCACATCGCCGTCGAAGGTCCACGCGGCCACCACCAGATCGGGCCGGATGCGCACCGGCGTCTCGCGCACCGTCATGTGGATGCGCTTCACCTTGCCCGGCGCGGCGGGCGGTAGCTCCGCGTCGCGCCGGTGATACTCGACGCTCGCCGCGCCGGCGGTGGCGCCGGGCACCGCCGACGTGGGGTGCCGCGGGTGATGGAGCGCCGTGTCGAGCCGGCTGTCGGGATTGTGCGCGGCGTGCTCCGGCTCCTCCCCATGCTCGCCTTCGTGCCGCTCGGGACGCTGGGTGCCCGCTCCGCCCGCTCCGCCGCGCGGCTCCGTCCGCGTGCACGCCGCGAGCGCCGCGCCCATGCTCGGCAGCGCGATGCCGAGGGCCGAGGCGCGCGAGAGAAAGAGGCGGCGGCTGGTCGGCGTCGCGCCGGCCACGATGAAGTCGAGATCGGAGATGCTGGGAGGAGATGTCGGCATGGGCTGGCTCCTTCGATCGGCGTAGCTGAGTCGCCCGCGGACGCATCGCTCCGCCGGGCCAGCCCCGAACCTAAGAAGCCCGTCCCCCATGTCGAGGGGCGGCGGCCGCCGCCCCTTATTTGAGCCGCCTGCGTCTGCCCGCTACTTCCCCTGTTTCGTCAGCGCAAACCTCCCTTTGAGCGACTGCGGCTTGTCCTTGTGCGCCGGCCGCATCTCGTACGTGCCCACCAGCGAGTCGCCCTTGAATTGTGCGAGCGTGCGGGTCACCACCGGCTCGTCGAGCGACTTGCTCTGGTGCGGCGCTGATTCGTAGATGAACGCCGTGTCCGACTTCCACACCACGTTCACGTCGTAGCTGGGCTCTCCCTTCGGCATGATGGTGCCCGTCATCGTGCCGTCCGAATCCGCCTTCCATTTCATCGTGAGCGGTTGCGCCTGGCTGGCGTTCGCGTCGGTGCCGTGGCCCTTCCAGGTGCCGGTGAGCCGCTTCGCGAGCGCCGAGGTGGTATCGGCGGTGGAGCGCACTGCCGCGCGGGAATTCACCTGCACCGGCGCGGGCCGTTCGGCCGGCGTGCCGAGCGCGAGCAACGCACCGAGCCCGAGCCCGGCGGTCGCAAAGAGCATCATGGTCATGGAGTTCCTCCTCTCGAGTTGCCTCTATCGGAAGCCGCACCCGCCCACACGGGCGGCCGCCATCCCGGCGACGGCGCCGGAACGCATGGGCTCCCATATGCCCGATGCGCGGGGCTCGAAACCGTCGCGCGCCGAAGGCAGCTCGCCGGACGCGGCATGGGCCGTGTGATCCGGCTCACGGTCCCGTCCGCCGCGATGGTGTCGATTCGCGTGGTACAAACGAACCCACGATTGAACTCTCTGAGAGGCGGAACTTGCGATGCGACACGGAATGGGATGGATGGCGGCCGTCGCCACGGCGGCGATCTCGGCGCTGGCGTGCGGCGGCGGCGGCAGCAGCGGCGGATCGAACGGCTCGATGCAGAACGCCCAGAGCGCGCCGGCCGACTCGGCGGCAACGCCCGGCATGGCGAGCGGCGCCGACACCTCGAGCACCAGCTCGAGCTCGGGCGCGAGCGCTGGTGCCAGCGGCTCGATCACGACGCCGGGCTGGATGAAGGTGGACAAGGGCGCCAAGACGGTCTCGATGGACATCCAGGCCGGCAAGACGCCGGTGAACAATCACTGGAACTTCAACGGATTCACCAACGGCGACACCACGATCACGGTGCCCGCGGGCTACAAGATCACGATCGACTTCAAGAACGACGATCCGGTGCTCGCGCACAGCCTCGGCGTCGACACCCGCACCGGCAACTTCGACGCGACGATCACGCCCCAACCTGCGTTCCCCGGCGCGGTGACACCGAACCCGACCAACCCGGCGCAGGGCACGCAGCCGGGCAAGTCCGACAAGATCACCTTCACGGCGGACAAGCCGGGCAGCTACACGATTGTGTGCTACATGCCGGGCCACGCGGCCACCGGAATGTGGACCCATTTCGTCGTCTCGAGCAGCGGGCAGGCGGGGGTGAGCGCGGGGAAGTGAATTCCCGCTGATCTGAAGCGATGCGGCGGCGGGGTCCTCGACCCCACCGCCTCCGATCCCGCTGCCGCACTCCGCCGGACCGCGCTACTCCTCGGTGCTCGGTGCCGGCTTCAACTGGCCGGGATTCTGATACACCATCAGGTGGGCATACGGCGTGCCCGCGAACATGACGTACACGCCCATCGGATTGGGCTTCGTGGGCAGGCCGCTCGTCGCCGGATCGACCGGCCACATCAGCATCCAGTGTGGCGGCTCCTTGACCGCTCGGGTATTCGGCCCGGGCTCCATGACAACTTCGCCATTGGGCGTCTCGAAGTGCGTGCCGCCCTGCGCCATATAGGATACGCCGGGCTCGGTGTTGGGTGGCTTCGGCTGCCGCGTCATGGCCGCGACCATCCACGGCCACGCGTGCTTGTCGCCGCAGAAAGGCGCGTTCGTTCCGTCCGGCATCAGGGTGCAGGTGAAGCCGTTCGTGCCGGGGCGCAGGGTGGTGACACTCCCGGCTTTCTCAATTCGGACGATGGCGGCATCGCTCGAGATCGCCCGCGGGCCGCCGCTGGCCGCTTGGCGGATGAATTCGGCGTCCGGCATCTTCTGGGACTTGGATGGAGCTTGGGCGGGGATAACGGCCGAGGGGAGAAAGACGCCCACGGCCACGAGGAGAAGGCGTGAGGTTCTCATAACTGCTCCAGTGTGATGCAGGTGCGGCGCCAATATAGGAATCGGATCCGCGGGCTGCAATCTCACCGGAGCCGCGCCGTCTTGAACTCCTGAGTGACGCTGTGCCGCGCCGTGCCCGGCAGCAGTGCGGCCGCGACGAGCGACGTCGCCGCCGCGATGGCGAGGTAGACGCCGGGCGCGAGCGCCACTTGTGTTCGGGACACGAGCCACGCCGCGACCATCGGCGTCGACCCGCCGAGCAGCGCGACCGAAAGATTGTAGCCGACCGACAGCACGGTGCAGCGCACCCGCCAGGGCGCCAGCTCGGCCATCGCGGCCGGCAGCACGGCGCCGCACGCGCCGATCGAGAGCGCGAGCCCCGCCTCGCCGGCGAGGATCGCGGCCGGCGTGCCGCGCATCATGAGCCTCATGGCGGGGTACGCGAGGAGCGTGAGCGCGCCGGCCGCCCAGGCGAGCACTGCACGCCGGCCCAGCCGGTCGCTCGCGGCGCCGGCAACGGGAGAAATCACGAGCATGAGCGCCATCGCCGCCGCATTGATGCCGAGCGCGCGCGCTGCCGGCACTTGCGCCACCTGCTCCAGCCACGTGGATGAATACACGAACGTGGTGTAGAAGCCGACGTTGAGGCCTCCGACGAGCAACGCGAGATGCGCGATTGTCCGCCAGTGCGCGCGGAACGCCTCGCCGAGGGGAGACTTGGCCGGCGGCTGGTGGGGAACGCGCTCGACGTAGTGTCGCCGGATTGCGAGGCCGCCGAGTCCCACCACCAATCCAATCAGGAACGGAACGCGCCAACCCCACGCCATCACGGCCTCGGGCGAGAGCGCGCCGTTCACGATGGCGCCCGCCGCCGAGCCCAGCAGCGTACCGGCGGCGGCGCCGAACGGTCCCCAGCTTCCCATCCAGCCGCGGCGGCCCGGTGCCGCGCCTTCGACCAGAAAGACCGCCGACGCCATGTACTCCCCGCCGACGGCGACGCCCTGGATCAGCCGGAGGAGCACGAGCAGCATTGGCGCCAGGACGCCGATTCGCGCCGCATCGGGCAGGAGCCCGATGAAGAACGACGGGAACGCCATCGCGAGCACCGACCAGATGAGCGCCTGCTTCCGCCCGAACCGGTCGCCCACCCAGCCGAAAAGCGCGCCGCCCACCGGGCGCATGACGAACCCCGCGGCAAAGGTGCCGAACGCGGCGAGGAGCGATGAGGTCGGGTTGTCCGCGGGAAAGAAGTGCGCGCCGAGCTGGCGGGCGAAGAAACCGAAGAGGGCGAAATCGTACCACTCGAGCATGTTGCCGACGACACCCGCCACGATGCCGCGGCGGACCGTGCTCGGCGTGCGGAACTCCTGGGTGATCACGCCAGCGGGAATGATCGGCAGCGTGGTCGTGGTCATCGAAACCTGTGGGATGGCGGTGCGGCGAACTTACAGGTCGAGAGCCGGTGCTGCAAATGGCCGGCGCGGCTCCCGGGGCGCGCGCTCTGGTTCCGCCGCGGCTTCGTGAGTATGCTAGACCCTTGACCGACTCGCTGCACGCGCAGCTCCAGGCCGGATTGTCGGGCCAGTACACGCTCGAGCGCGAGCTCGGACGCGGCGGCATGGCCACGGTCTTCCTCGCCCAGGACCAGAAGCACCGGCGGCCAGTGGCGCTCAAGGTGCTGCTGCCCGAGCTGGCCGCGAGCCTCGGCGCCGACCGCTTTCACCGCGAGATCGAAGTCGCCGCCCGCCTGCAGCACCCCCACATCCTGACCGTCCACGACTCGGGACAGACCGCGGGCCAGCTCTGGTTCACCATGCCCTACGTCGAGGGCCAGAGTCTGCGCGACCGGCTGACCCGCGAGCGCCAGCTCCAGGTGGACGACGCGCTCCGGATCGCACGCGAAGCGGCGGCCGCGCTCGACTACGCCCACGAGCACGGCGTGGTGCATCGCGATGTGAAGCCGGAGAACATCCTGCTCACCCGCCGCGGCGACGTGCTGGTGGCCGACTTCGGGATCGCGCGGGCGCTCGGCGGCTCGCCGGCGGAGGCGCTCACGCAAACCGGCATGGCGGTCGGCACCCCCGCGTACATGAGCCCGGAGCAGGCGGCGGGCGACGCGATCGACGGCCGCAGCGACATCTACAGTCTGGGCTGCGTGCTCTACGAGATGCTCGCGGGCGAGCCGCCGTACACCGGCGTCTCGGCGCAGGCGATCATGGCCAAGCGCTTCAGCGACCCGGTGCCGAGCGTGAGGCGGGTGCGGCCGGTGGTGCCGGAGGCGGTGGACTACGCGATCCAGCGGGCGCTCGCGCAGATCCCGGCGGATCGGTTCGGCACCGCCATCGAGCTGGCGCAGGCGCTCCAGGTGCCGGCGATCACGCCGGTCGCGGTGCCGACGGTCGCGACACCGGTGCCCGGCTCCGCGCCACCATCCATCGCGACGCCTCCCGGCGCAGCGGCGGCAGCGCCGATGCCTACCGCATCCAACCCTGCCGCGCCGGCGCCCATGCCAACGGCCGCGCCGCGCCGCACACGGCCGCGCATTCCGATAGCCGCCGCGATGCTGGCACTCGGGTTCGCTATCGGACTCGGCGTGCTGTTCGCCTGGCGCCGCTCGCGCGGCGCGGCCGACGACGCGGCCGGCCGGCCCAAGCGGCTCGCCGTGCTTCCCTTCGAGAACCAGGGCGACTCGGCCGACGCGTACTTCGCCGATGGCATCACCGATGAGCTGCGCGGCAAGCTCGCCGCCGTGCCCGGCCTCGAGGTCGTCGCCGGCCGCAGCTCGAACGAGTATCGCCACTCCGCCAAGGAGCTGCCCGAGATCGCGCGCGACCTCGGCGTCGACTATCTCCTGGTCGGCACGATCCGTTGGGAGCGTGGCGGCGTGGCCGGTGGTAACGGCGGCGCGGGCCGGGTGCGGGTGAGCCCGGAGCTTATCAAGGTGGCCTCCGGCAGCTCGCCCACGACCAAGTGGGCCGAGCCGTTCGACGCGGCGCTCACCGACGTGTTCCAGGTGCAGGCGGATATCGCCGGCCGTGTGACCCAGTCGCTCAACGTGGCGCTCGGCTCGGGCGCGGCGGCCCGTGAGTCGGCCCGGCCCACGACCAGCACCGAGGCCTACGACTACTACCTGCGCGGCAACGAGTACTTCGAGCGCCAGAGGATGGCCGACATCGAGTTGGCGGCCGACCTCTACCGGCGCGCGCTGGGCGCGGATTCGAGCTTCGCGCTCGCGTGGGCGCGGCTCGCCCGCGCCGATGCGTTCACCTACTGGTTCGGCAACGACCGCTCGGCCGCCCACGCCGCGCGCATCGAGCGCGAGGCACGACGCGCGCTCGCACTCGGGCCCGATCTCCCCGAGGCGCATGTCGCGATGGGCTTTTTCCATTACTGGGGCCAGCTCGACTATGCGGCGGCGCTCGACGAGTTCGCGGCGGCATCCAGGCTCGAGCCGAACAACGCCGACGCAGCGTACGCCGCCGGCCTCGTGCAGCGCCGGCAGGGTAAGTGGGAGCAGGCCGTGGCCAGCTTCACCCACGCTACCGCGCTCGACCCGCGCTCGGTGGACGACCTCTTCGACCTCGCAAGCACCTACTTCATGATGCGGGCCTACGCGGATGCGGAACGGGTGCTCGAGCGAGCCGCCGAACTCGCCCCGGATTCACCCGACGTTTATGCCTTGCGAATGGCCGTTGCCGTCAACTGGAAGGGCGACATCGGAAAGGCCCGTGACCTCATGCGCGAGGGGCTGGGCCGGTTCGAGTTCGCGCGCTTCGCGGCTACCAAGAGCTACGGGGATTGCTTCGACCTTCTCGCCGCCGACGATGCCTACCAGGCGGATGTGGCGCGGCTCACGCCGGCGGCGTTCAGCGGCGTGCCCGTCTTCTACTTCGGATTCAAGTCAACGGTGCACTATCGCCGGGGCGAGCTGGCAGTGGCGCGGGCGTATGCGGACTCGGCGCGCACCGAGGCCCTCGCCACCATTCAGCGACACGAAGAGAACGTGTTCGTGTATACGACGCTCTCGCAGGCGTACGCGGTGCTCGGCCAGGGCAAGGATGCCATCGCCGCGGCCGAGCGAGCGCTCGCGTTGCTGCCGCCGTCCAAGGACGCGGTGTACGGCCAGGAGGGCCATGTTGTGCTCGCGTGGGCCTACATGCTTCAGGGCAACCGTGCCGCGGCGGTCGAGCAGTTGCGCGGGGTGCTCGCCGCGCCGTCGTACCTCTCGGCGGCGCGGCTTCGGGCCGATCCGTTGTGGGCACCGCTCAAGGACACACCTGGGTTCGAGCAGCTCGTCGCGGTCAGGTAGAGCCGGCGCAATCTGCTGGTCGCGCCGGCTCATCCCGGTGAACGCGCCGGATCAACGCGCCGCCGCGACCGCCGGGGCCAGCGTCCGGGTGCACTCGTGCGACTTCGTCTGACTCCAGTTGTTCGTGGCCGCGTCGATGATGACGGGCACGAGCCCGCTCACTACGTCGAGCACCACCCATCCGGCATCGGTGCCCTTCTCGAGTTGACAGCTCACGTCCTGGTACCCCTCTTTCCTGAACGTGATGGTGTGGGCCTTCGTATTCGACAGCTTCACCTTGAGCGGCGTCTCGCCCATCGCGTTGCCGTCGACCAGCACCTGCGCCTGCTGCGGGTTGGAGTTGAACGAGAAGTCGGCCTGCTTGCTTCCGATCACGCTCGCGCACCCGGTCATCAGCACGGCAGTACAGAACGCGGCAAACCAGCGCATACTCTGCTCCTGTGTGAAGGGGCCCCTGGATTGGGGTGCGCGAAGAGTGGCGGAGGGGTGTGACAGCGGGTTCTATTTCGGAATCCCGCTTCGGTGGACGATGCTCGATGGACCTGCCGGCGCAGCCCGGGGCCCGGGCCGCTCGCGATTTCGACGATCATGCGATTTCCCGGCGCGATGCGCTGCAACGCGCCGCGGCGGTCGTGGCTGCGCTCGCGATCCCGGCGCCGCTAGTTGCGGCGAGCCGCTCGCCCGCGCTGCGCTCGTCCGCGCTCCGCTCGCCCGATCCCGATCACGAACGCCTGCGCGCCTGGACCGCGGCCGTCCGCACCGAGGGCCGCCGCACGATGGGCGACGCGTGCGGACCCGACGCTATCCGCGTGGGCGAGATGGCCGCGGGCTCTCCCTACGTCCCCGGCACCCTCGACGCCTACCTCGAGGCCGGCGGCAGCCCGAACGCCACCGAGCCGCTCACGCTCTCCCTCACCCGCTTCGATTGCGTGACGCTGGTCGAGTCGTGCCTCGCGGTGGCGCGCGTGGCGGAGCACTCGGACGCGGCCACGTGGGCTGGCTTCGGCCGCGAAGTCGAGCGGATGCGCTACCGCGGCGGCGAACGCCGGGGCTACGTCTCACGGCTGCACTACTTCAGCGAGTGGATTTCCGACGGCGCGCGCCGCGGGCTCGTGCGCGACTGGGGCGCGGAGCTGGGTGGCATGGAGGACGCGCGCCCCCTCCGCTTCATGACGGCGCACCGCGCGAGCTATCCCGCGCTCGCCAACGACGTCGTGCTCCGGAAGCTCGAGGCGATCGAGCGCCGGCTCGATGCGAATCCCCGCCACGTGGTGCCGGCGGCGCGCGTGGCCCAGGTGGTCGACCGGATCGAGAACGGCGACGTGTTGGCGTTCGCCACCTCGACTCCCGGACTCGACGTGACCCATTCGGCATTCGCGCACCGGGGCGGAGACGGCGTCCTGCGCGTGCTCCACGCGCCGCTTTCGGGCGGCGTGGTGGAAGTGACGCGCGCCACCCTGCCCGAGTACGTCGCCGCCATCCGCCGCTGCACCGGTATCCTCGTGGCCCGCCCGCTCCGCGCCTGACCGTTTCGTTTCGCGCCGTGTCACAAGGGTGATGAAGCCGAATCCGGGTCGGCGCCGTAGATTGGTGCACGGCCCGGCGGGACGACGCGCCCCCGAACCGCCCCGCGGCCCGATCGCCCTCCCCCTGGATGGGGCGCGAATGCGAGGGACCATGAATCGGACGAGCAAAGCGTTGCTGGCGGCTGTGGGTCTCCTCACGGTCGCGCTCGCGGCACCCGCGCCGGCGGCCGCGCAGGAACCCACGAGCGTCACCGGCTGC encodes the following:
- a CDS encoding multicopper oxidase domain-containing protein; protein product: MPTSPPSISDLDFIVAGATPTSRRLFLSRASALGIALPSMGAALAACTRTEPRGGAGGAGTQRPERHEGEHGEEPEHAAHNPDSRLDTALHHPRHPTSAVPGATAGAASVEYHRRDAELPPAAPGKVKRIHMTVRETPVRIRPDLVVAAWTFDGDVPGPVVHVRQGDTVEFTLTNEGVIPHSMDFHAAQIDPKIAFRSVPHGQSVSYTFRPKYAGAFLYHCGTSPVLMHLGSGMFGAIIVDPPKPLPPAKEFVLVQNEYYLTEPHDGVAAFSYAKALSLLPDVVCFNGRPTQYQDAPFVVKRGDRVRFYVVDAGPTHPCAFHVVGEQFDTVYLGAPPGNAFRGVQTFNVAAGGGMIFELVADVAGDFPFVNHAFGHGQKGAIGVLRVE
- a CDS encoding sulfocyanin-like copper-binding protein, whose product is MRHGMGWMAAVATAAISALACGGGGSSGGSNGSMQNAQSAPADSAATPGMASGADTSSTSSSSGASAGASGSITTPGWMKVDKGAKTVSMDIQAGKTPVNNHWNFNGFTNGDTTITVPAGYKITIDFKNDDPVLAHSLGVDTRTGNFDATITPQPAFPGAVTPNPTNPAQGTQPGKSDKITFTADKPGSYTIVCYMPGHAATGMWTHFVVSSSGQAGVSAGK
- a CDS encoding MFS transporter, coding for MTTTTLPIIPAGVITQEFRTPSTVRRGIVAGVVGNMLEWYDFALFGFFARQLGAHFFPADNPTSSLLAAFGTFAAGFVMRPVGGALFGWVGDRFGRKQALIWSVLAMAFPSFFIGLLPDAARIGVLAPMLLVLLRLIQGVAVGGEYMASAVFLVEGAAPGRRGWMGSWGPFGAAAGTLLGSAAGAIVNGALSPEAVMAWGWRVPFLIGLVVGLGGLAIRRHYVERVPHQPPAKSPLGEAFRAHWRTIAHLALLVGGLNVGFYTTFVYSSTWLEQVAQVPAARALGINAAAMALMLVISPVAGAASDRLGRRAVLAWAAGALTLLAYPAMRLMMRGTPAAILAGEAGLALSIGACGAVLPAAMAELAPWRVRCTVLSVGYNLSVALLGGSTPMVAAWLVSRTQVALAPGVYLAIAAATSLVAAALLPGTARHSVTQEFKTARLR
- a CDS encoding protein kinase, whose amino-acid sequence is MTDSLHAQLQAGLSGQYTLERELGRGGMATVFLAQDQKHRRPVALKVLLPELAASLGADRFHREIEVAARLQHPHILTVHDSGQTAGQLWFTMPYVEGQSLRDRLTRERQLQVDDALRIAREAAAALDYAHEHGVVHRDVKPENILLTRRGDVLVADFGIARALGGSPAEALTQTGMAVGTPAYMSPEQAAGDAIDGRSDIYSLGCVLYEMLAGEPPYTGVSAQAIMAKRFSDPVPSVRRVRPVVPEAVDYAIQRALAQIPADRFGTAIELAQALQVPAITPVAVPTVATPVPGSAPPSIATPPGAAAAAPMPTASNPAAPAPMPTAAPRRTRPRIPIAAAMLALGFAIGLGVLFAWRRSRGAADDAAGRPKRLAVLPFENQGDSADAYFADGITDELRGKLAAVPGLEVVAGRSSNEYRHSAKELPEIARDLGVDYLLVGTIRWERGGVAGGNGGAGRVRVSPELIKVASGSSPTTKWAEPFDAALTDVFQVQADIAGRVTQSLNVALGSGAAARESARPTTSTEAYDYYLRGNEYFERQRMADIELAADLYRRALGADSSFALAWARLARADAFTYWFGNDRSAAHAARIEREARRALALGPDLPEAHVAMGFFHYWGQLDYAAALDEFAAASRLEPNNADAAYAAGLVQRRQGKWEQAVASFTHATALDPRSVDDLFDLASTYFMMRAYADAERVLERAAELAPDSPDVYALRMAVAVNWKGDIGKARDLMREGLGRFEFARFAATKSYGDCFDLLAADDAYQADVARLTPAAFSGVPVFYFGFKSTVHYRRGELAVARAYADSARTEALATIQRHEENVFVYTTLSQAYAVLGQGKDAIAAAERALALLPPSKDAVYGQEGHVVLAWAYMLQGNRAAAVEQLRGVLAAPSYLSAARLRADPLWAPLKDTPGFEQLVAVR
- a CDS encoding PEGA domain-containing protein; this translates as MRWFAAFCTAVLMTGCASVIGSKQADFSFNSNPQQAQVLVDGNAMGETPLKVKLSNTKAHTITFRKEGYQDVSCQLEKGTDAGWVVLDVVSGLVPVIIDAATNNWSQTKSHECTRTLAPAVAAAR
- a CDS encoding N-acetylmuramoyl-L-alanine amidase-like domain-containing protein; translated protein: MDLPAQPGARAARDFDDHAISRRDALQRAAAVVAALAIPAPLVAASRSPALRSSALRSPDPDHERLRAWTAAVRTEGRRTMGDACGPDAIRVGEMAAGSPYVPGTLDAYLEAGGSPNATEPLTLSLTRFDCVTLVESCLAVARVAEHSDAATWAGFGREVERMRYRGGERRGYVSRLHYFSEWISDGARRGLVRDWGAELGGMEDARPLRFMTAHRASYPALANDVVLRKLEAIERRLDANPRHVVPAARVAQVVDRIENGDVLAFATSTPGLDVTHSAFAHRGGDGVLRVLHAPLSGGVVEVTRATLPEYVAAIRRCTGILVARPLRA